One Urechidicola croceus genomic window, AATTCGTCTAAAGAAGCATCATACATAGATGCTAATAATTCGGCTGCGACTTTGTCATTTTTATCTCCTTTAATTTTAAAACTCCACGTTTGTTCACTTCCAGGTTGTAATTTATCTCGGAAGGTCAATGTTTCAATATTCAAATTATCAGAAGAGTAAGGAACAAAAACATCAACCTTTCCTGCATTAAATGAATTGTAATTCACAAAATGATATTTCACTGCAAATCCCCCAATATCTTCATTATTTACAGGAATTTTTATCGTTTTTGTTTCGTTATCCAAATGCACAAAATGAGTTGATACAATTTCGTGATTCTTCTCCACAGTGACTGTCACAGTAACATCATTTGAAGCGGATCCAACTTGTAGCTCAACTGTTTCATTTGGTTTGTAAGTACTTTTATTGGTATTTATAAAAAATAATTTATTATCAGCAACTTGCTTATCTTTATTACTATACACATCAAATCGCTGCTCATCTTTTACTTCTTGATTGAACTTGTCTTTACATTCAATAACGACAATATATTTCCCAGAATTCCATTTTTTAATATTCCCTAACTCAATTTTTTTTGACTTTTCTGTATCAAATTTTTTGTCATAAACCAATTTTCCTTTTTTCCAATTCTCTTCATTGTTCTCATCATCCGTATAGGCATCATGAGGAAATAAATTTCTGAATTCTTCTTCCGAAAAATCCTGATAATCAGGAGCATTCCAAGGACGAACTCTCAATGGATTTTTAGGTGATTTTAATTTGTAAATTTTGATAGTTCCTTTCGTTGGAACAAATTCTCCATTTAAATTATTGGTTGTAATACTAATCTTGTGGTCTTTGTCGGTTTTATCGATTTTTGAATTAATAGCAGCAGTAGCAACCAAAGCATGATACCCAACTTTTACAATAGTTTCAGTACTTCTAGTTTCTCCATTGATATCAGTAACATCAGCAAAAACTTTATAATTGAATGTAGGTTGACTTTCTTTTGAAATTTTTAAATCAGGAATGGCTTTAAAAATAATTTCATAGTTTCCATCTGCATCTGTGGTAGTCTCTCCGTTGGTAATTTCTAGTTCATCAGAAGAAAAAGAAGGACGAGAATACCAATTGTACCAACGAGGGAAAATTGCAGTTCTAACAACTCGATATACCACTTTGGCATCACTTATATTACTCCCCGCAAAAGCAATTGCATTTCCATTTACTGTAATGCTATCGTTTAGTTTATACGTTTCTGTAACTGGTTTAAATTCAGTTTCAAATTTTGGACGTTTGTATTCTTCTACTGAAAATTCATGATATTCATCTTCAAAATAAAAATCAACATTATCATAAAATTTACTATCGTATTCTGAACTTTCATCAACATTTAATGAATAACTTCCAGTCAATCCGCTCGAAGGTAAAATAAATTCTCCTGAGACCGAACCATATTCATTTAATTTTAAATCTAACGTTTTTACAATTTCATCATTTGGATTGTATAAATAAATTTCAACATATTCATTAGTAAAAAGTTCCGTTTTTTCACCTTGTTTTTTTAGTACAATTGCCTTAAAATGGACAGTTTGTCCAGGTCGATAAATACTTCTATCCGTAAAAACAAAAGGTTTTATTGTAATTTCATCATCTTCTTCTTTATATTCATTTTTATAGTATTCATTCAAGTAATAATCGCCAAAAATTGCGGTTTCATCTTTGTAAACAACTGTTGCTACAACATTTCGATATCTATTTCTACTTTTAAATGAAAATTGTCCATTTTTATCGGTTGTAAAATTCTTGTTAATAGGTTTATTATAACGCCCTGTATTGTAATTTTTCAAATTTACTTTTGCCTTTGCAATAGGTTTTCCAGTATTTCTATTTACTACTTGATACGTATAGTTTCCATTGGAATTGGTTTCAATGAGTGCCAAATCTGTTACTTGAATAAAACTAGTAGCAAAAATTTTGTCAGCAGTTATCGTTTTATTTTCGGTTGTTGTAAAAATCAAATAATTTCCTTGTGATAATTGAGGTAAAAGTACTTCGGTTGTATGTTGCTGATAGTCATTTTCATTTCGCAATGAACTGTTCCACTCTTTAACTTTTGAAAGTTTTTTTATAAACTCAACTTTTGCAGAATCGTTGTAAATTTTATTTAACTGCTCTTGTTGGCTTTTTGAAATTTTATATGCAGAAAAATATAGTTTTTCAATGTTTTTATAATTAACCAAAAGACGAGATGGAGTATTTATTGGAACATGTTTTTCTGCTGTTATAGATATATTTTCTTTGAGAATTTGTGCTTTTAAGTTTGCACACTTTTTTGCTCCAATTGATTTAGGAAATTGGCTTATTGCGTTTTCAATTACTTCAAGAGCATCTTTAAATTTGAATCTATTTTCTTCATTTTCTTTTGAATTATATTGATTCCCTTGCTCATAGAATAGTTTTGCGATTTCAAAATCAATTTCAGTGGATGCTTCGTGATTTTTATGTGTTTCTTTTAATTGCTGAAGTGTATTTAAATAAATACTATCCTTATTTTCAAAAATAGCATTCGCATTTACAAAACTTAATCTATTCAATGTAACATCAACTAAAGCGGTAGGATTTTTGTCTCGTAAGTGAAATAACGCTAAGTTTTTATAAATTTTTAACGCGTTTAAATGCTGTGAAAGACTATCTTTTGATGAAATATCAGATGAAATAAATTGCTTATTTGTCCCCAATAACAAAGTATTTTCAATTTCAAATTTGTAAGAAGGACGTGTTAAATTTCTCTCTTCATTTTTATAAAAGTCTATGGCTCTGAAGGCTAGAAAATCATACAAAGTTGGTCTGTATTCTTTTGATTTTAATTGTAAATTAAGAATATCATTAAATTGGGTTAGACCTGTTTGTTGCAGTTCTAAACTATTCAATAATGAATTTTGATAGTGTTGATCTGTTTCTTCAAAAATGGTTTGTAAATCCCAAGTTCTAAAGTCAGTTTTGTCAACTTTTTCTGCTGTTTTGGTTCTGTTATAAAACTTCCATCTATTTTGTTGGAAATATTGCCAATAAATATCAGCCAATACACTTTCTAAAATGTTCTTAGTTGGATAAGAACTTTGAGCAATTTCAGTTTTTAAGTCATTGATGACCTTGAGTTGAGCATCTTCTTCAAGAATAAGTGCAAATTTTGATTTATAAATCAGTGTTTTTATTAGTTGAGGTGCATTATTTTCTTTTTTTGCTTTTGAATAAATCTTTTCTACTTCCGCTAAAGCAGATTTTGGCAAAGCATCTAATTCGAATTTATAGACTTTTGCCCAATCATTAATGTAATTGTCATATCCATTTTGAGCATTTGATGATTGAGAAATCATCATAAATATTAGAAGTGAAGTAAAAACTTTTTTCATCTTATTCATAATTTATAATGTAAAGGTAGCAAAAGTTATACCCAAATTATATGCAAATGAGTAAAGTTACTTTTTGAATGAGTGTAGTGATAATTATGAATAGTAAACTTATAAAAAAAGCCGTCATAACTTTCTTATGACGGCTTTTTAAAATTTTAATTATACTTATTAATTTAGTAGGACAAATTCACATCGTCTATTAATATCGTACTCTTCCTCTTTACAAATCCCTTCTTTTATACAATGATTTTTTGGCTGCATTTCACCGTATCCAATTGACTTCACATTTTCATTTGGAATACCTTGTGAAACTAAATATTCTCTTACTGATTTTGCACGCTTGTGAGATAAAGATAAGTTATATTCTTCGCTACCACGACAATCAGTATGTGCACCAATTTCAATTTGCATATCGGTATATTTTTTCATCATTTCAACTACATTGTCTAATTCTGCAGCAGCATCTGGACGAATGTTCCATTTGTTGAAATCAAAATAAATTGGATTGATTTTAATTTGAGTTTTTCCATCTTCAACTACAATATCCTTTTCAGCATCTTCATATGATTCTAAGTGTAAGAATATATCTTTATTGATGTTTCCTTCGTTGTCGGTAGAGAATTCAACTTCATATGGTACATATAGTTTACGAGTTCCTCTAATTTTATAATCTGAATTGTTATGAATTTCAAATGAATATTTTGCATCATCTTTTACAATCATATCACCAATAGAATTGTTTTCACTGTCAAATAAAGTTACTAATGAACCTGGAAGTAATTCTAAACTATTTTTATCTTGAACTAGACCAGTAACATAGTTTTTCTTCTTTTTAGTAAATCGATAAATATCATCATCGCCTGCACCACCACTTCTGTTGGAAGATACATATCCAGTTTCTCTGGCTTCGTCAATTACAAAGCCAAAATCATCTTTATTACTATTGATAATATTGCTCATATTTTGTACTTCAGAAAAACCATCTTTAGTTATAGTGCTTGAAAAAACATCTAATCCTCCTAATCCTAAATGACCATCAGAAGCAAAATACAATGTATTACTTTCACTAATGAATGGAAACTGTTCTCTTTGTGCTGTATTTATTTTGTCTCCTAAATTATAGGGTGTTCCATAAGTACCATTTTCATTAATATCAACAGCAAATAAATCAAAAGAACCAAAAGTTCCAGGCATATCAGAAGAGAAATATAATTGTTTTTCATCAGGACTTAATGCCGGATGCATTGTTGAAAACTCATTGCTATTAAATGGTAATTCAGTAATGTTGGACCAAATAGTGTCGGTTAATTGTGCTTTAAAAATCTTTAAGTGTGTAACCTTATTTTTATCACGAAACTTCTTTCCGTCAACAAAACTATTTCTAGTAAAATACATTGTTTTACCATCTTTAGTTAAGATAGCATTTGATTCATGCATTTTTGTATTAATATTACTTGATAGAGGTTCAATATTTACAATATCTCCCAACTCATCAATAGTACCTTTGAATAAATCTAAGTATGGCTGATTGTTCCAATCATATAAATTTCCATCTGTACCTCTTGAAGAGGCAAAAATAACTTTATTACCTTTCATTGATAAACCAAAATCGGAATTAGAAGAATTAGCCGATGTTTTATGTAAAATATAAGGTCTTTCGATTTGAGAATTTAACTTCTCAAAATATTCAACGGTACTAACATAGTCAATTTCTAAGTTGTTTTTTTTATAATATTTTTTTTGCAATTCATCTGCTTCAGCAAATCTATCTTGAGCTTTTAAAGATTGTGCATAGCGAAAATAATATTCTGATTGAACTTCATTTTCATATTGTTTGAATAGCAGTGAATACCATCTAGATGCAATATCCATTTTACCATTGTAATAATAGCAGTCACCTAAATTTTGAAGAACATCTTTTGATTTTACTTCTTCATTTTCATATAATTCTGCGGCTTTAATATATGATCTAGTTTCAAACAATTTGTTTGCCTTTTTTAAGTTTTGGGCAAATGGTGTTTGAATAGAAAATAGTATTAAAAATAAATATATAAGTTTTTTCATTTTTTCATTTTTTATTTTAGAAGAATCTAGGTGATTTATCGAATCCTTTAGTAAGTCCAAAAAGATCTAAATCATACAAAAATATTATTTCATGTGACCCAGAACTAAAAGGTCCTAAATTTGAAATTGTACTGTCGTATGCATATCCTATTCTTAATTCAGGAGTTGCTTTAAAGTTAGCAAGAATACTAAATGCATCTTCTAATCTGTATCCAACACCTAACTCAAAACGCTCTTGATACAATACATTTGCAGTAATATCAAATGAAATAGGGGCGCCTTTAACAACTTTTGCCATAAATGCAGGTTTTAGTCTGAATTCTTGATTAATATCAAAGACATATCCTCCAGTTAAATAAACATGAGCCTCTTCAACTCCTTGATAGCGACCGTTATTTTCTTCAAGATGTTTTGATTTTAATATATTGGGAATAGAAAGACCAACATAGTAATTATCAGTGTTGTAATATACTCCAGTTCCAATATTTAAATATGATTCATTAATGTTATTAAAGTTAGGATCAGTTGAAACTTCTAAATTAAAATCATTAAAATCTACATCAAACAATGTTGCACCGGCTTTTATACCAAATGATAGATTTCCATATTCTTCTAAATCTAATTTGTAAGCAAAATCAGCATAAAAATTATTTTCTTTTACTATATCTCCAATATTATCGTTAACGAATGAGATTCCAACCTCAATTTTATCGTTAATAGGAGTATGAGCAAAAAATGTAGAAGTTTTAGGTGATCCAGTTACACCAACCCATTGTGATCTGTGTAGTAAACCTAAGTTTACAGTACCTAAATCTCCTGTTGTATATGCAGGATTTATGACACTCATATTGTACATGTACTGAGTGAATTGTGCGTCTTGTTGTGCATTTACACTAATTGTGGTAATGCTCAATAATATGATGAGTAATTTTATTTTATTTTTCATTTTCAACATTTTAGTAT contains:
- a CDS encoding alpha-2-macroglobulin family protein, which encodes MKKVFTSLLIFMMISQSSNAQNGYDNYINDWAKVYKFELDALPKSALAEVEKIYSKAKKENNAPQLIKTLIYKSKFALILEEDAQLKVINDLKTEIAQSSYPTKNILESVLADIYWQYFQQNRWKFYNRTKTAEKVDKTDFRTWDLQTIFEETDQHYQNSLLNSLELQQTGLTQFNDILNLQLKSKEYRPTLYDFLAFRAIDFYKNEERNLTRPSYKFEIENTLLLGTNKQFISSDISSKDSLSQHLNALKIYKNLALFHLRDKNPTALVDVTLNRLSFVNANAIFENKDSIYLNTLQQLKETHKNHEASTEIDFEIAKLFYEQGNQYNSKENEENRFKFKDALEVIENAISQFPKSIGAKKCANLKAQILKENISITAEKHVPINTPSRLLVNYKNIEKLYFSAYKISKSQQEQLNKIYNDSAKVEFIKKLSKVKEWNSSLRNENDYQQHTTEVLLPQLSQGNYLIFTTTENKTITADKIFATSFIQVTDLALIETNSNGNYTYQVVNRNTGKPIAKAKVNLKNYNTGRYNKPINKNFTTDKNGQFSFKSRNRYRNVVATVVYKDETAIFGDYYLNEYYKNEYKEEDDEITIKPFVFTDRSIYRPGQTVHFKAIVLKKQGEKTELFTNEYVEIYLYNPNDEIVKTLDLKLNEYGSVSGEFILPSSGLTGSYSLNVDESSEYDSKFYDNVDFYFEDEYHEFSVEEYKRPKFETEFKPVTETYKLNDSITVNGNAIAFAGSNISDAKVVYRVVRTAIFPRWYNWYSRPSFSSDELEITNGETTTDADGNYEIIFKAIPDLKISKESQPTFNYKVFADVTDINGETRSTETIVKVGYHALVATAAINSKIDKTDKDHKISITTNNLNGEFVPTKGTIKIYKLKSPKNPLRVRPWNAPDYQDFSEEEFRNLFPHDAYTDDENNEENWKKGKLVYDKKFDTEKSKKIELGNIKKWNSGKYIVVIECKDKFNQEVKDEQRFDVYSNKDKQVADNKLFFINTNKSTYKPNETVELQVGSASNDVTVTVTVEKNHEIVSTHFVHLDNETKTIKIPVNNEDIGGFAVKYHFVNYNSFNAGKVDVFVPYSSDNLNIETLTFRDKLQPGSEQTWSFKIKGDKNDKVAAELLASMYDASLDEFKSHNWTFNPITRYQYSSYGLSSSHNSFGTNNFRIHNQHSGYYSFPQKGYDALNWFGFSFNNQRWVNRQYLAKVEREYRDTRTDYDKIITGTVTDESGPLPGVNVGITGTTFGTVTDFDGNYSIKVKSGDILHFSFIGFHTIEHTVNKFSTINIELEADEESLDEVVVVGYGTTEKRSITGAVSMVQMEVAEEDSEVGRILEGKVAGVSIENDDKNVRLRGASSISGMNNPLYVVDGVIVENFNVEGSNITDISILKDASATALYGSRGANGVVIITTKSGQAKIDAELSKVQARKNLQETAFFFPHLRTDKDGNVSFDFTVPEALTRWKLQLLAHTKDLKTATKTLSTVTQKELMVLPNPPRFLREGDKIIFSSKISNLTEKALNGFAQLQLIDATTGKAIDELLGNVAKSQSFELDAKGNTNVNWSLTIPENIQAVQYKIVAKAGDFSDGEQNALPVLSNRMLVTETLPMWIKSNETKTFTLDKLKNNNSTTLSNHKLTLEVTSNPAWYAVQALPYLMEYPYECSEQTFARYYANSLATHIANSNPRIQEVFNQWASTDALLSNLEKNQELKSLIIQETPWLRDAQSETEQKKRIALLFDLNKMKNELDNALRKLDQMQMSNGGFPWFKGSRYPNRYITQHIASGFGHLNKLGVQSNDKSIKMIQKAVQFLDDEIEEDYAKLLESAAKIREQAKTKTQGLKDEKEYLEKKHLGHFQLQYLYMRSFYGDISMNDKVKTAVAYYKKQSAEYWKEFNLYSKGMIALVQHRNGEKSVATQILKSLEENSITNEELGMYWKENTASWYWYQAPIETQALMIEVFSEIPLVISTEPESATRNLKKIDNLKVWLLKNKQTNRWKTTKATTEAVYALLLQGTNWLEAGTERSRSVTDFMDVKIGNEIINPLVLEETKVEAGTGYFKTSFYRDEIKPEMATVTLTKDTEGIAWGALYWQYFENLDKITSAETPLKLAKKLFLKQHTDKGEEISEITDATELKLGDLVRVRIELRSDRDMEFVHMKDMRASGFEPINVLSEYKYQDSLGYYESTKDASTNFFFDRLPKGVYVFEYDLRVNNKGDFSNGITTIQSMYAPEFSSHSEGVRVKID
- a CDS encoding OmpA family protein, yielding MKKLIYLFLILFSIQTPFAQNLKKANKLFETRSYIKAAELYENEEVKSKDVLQNLGDCYYYNGKMDIASRWYSLLFKQYENEVQSEYYFRYAQSLKAQDRFAEADELQKKYYKKNNLEIDYVSTVEYFEKLNSQIERPYILHKTSANSSNSDFGLSMKGNKVIFASSRGTDGNLYDWNNQPYLDLFKGTIDELGDIVNIEPLSSNINTKMHESNAILTKDGKTMYFTRNSFVDGKKFRDKNKVTHLKIFKAQLTDTIWSNITELPFNSNEFSTMHPALSPDEKQLYFSSDMPGTFGSFDLFAVDINENGTYGTPYNLGDKINTAQREQFPFISESNTLYFASDGHLGLGGLDVFSSTITKDGFSEVQNMSNIINSNKDDFGFVIDEARETGYVSSNRSGGAGDDDIYRFTKKKKNYVTGLVQDKNSLELLPGSLVTLFDSENNSIGDMIVKDDAKYSFEIHNNSDYKIRGTRKLYVPYEVEFSTDNEGNINKDIFLHLESYEDAEKDIVVEDGKTQIKINPIYFDFNKWNIRPDAAAELDNVVEMMKKYTDMQIEIGAHTDCRGSEEYNLSLSHKRAKSVREYLVSQGIPNENVKSIGYGEMQPKNHCIKEGICKEEEYDINRRCEFVLLN
- a CDS encoding PorP/SprF family type IX secretion system membrane protein: MKNKIKLLIILLSITTISVNAQQDAQFTQYMYNMSVINPAYTTGDLGTVNLGLLHRSQWVGVTGSPKTSTFFAHTPINDKIEVGISFVNDNIGDIVKENNFYADFAYKLDLEEYGNLSFGIKAGATLFDVDFNDFNLEVSTDPNFNNINESYLNIGTGVYYNTDNYYVGLSIPNILKSKHLEENNGRYQGVEEAHVYLTGGYVFDINQEFRLKPAFMAKVVKGAPISFDITANVLYQERFELGVGYRLEDAFSILANFKATPELRIGYAYDSTISNLGPFSSGSHEIIFLYDLDLFGLTKGFDKSPRFF